Proteins encoded together in one Lathyrus oleraceus cultivar Zhongwan6 chromosome 5, CAAS_Psat_ZW6_1.0, whole genome shotgun sequence window:
- the LOC127082487 gene encoding alcohol dehydrogenase 1-like — protein MSNTAGQIIKCRAAVAWEAGKPLVIEEVEVAPPQAGEVRLKILFTSLCHTDVYFWEAKGQTPLFPRIFGHEAGGIVESVGEGVTNLKPGDHALPVFTGECGECPHCKSEESNMCDLLRINTDRGVMLNDNQSRFSIKGQPVHHFVGTSTFSEYTVVHAGCVAKINPDAPLDKVCILSCGICTGLGATVNVAKPKPGSSVAIFGLGAVGLAAAEGARISGASRIIGVDLVSSRFELAKKFGVNEFVNPKEHDKPVQQVIAEMTNGGVDRAVECTGSIQAMISAFECVHDGWGVAVLVGVPSKDDAFKTHPMNFLNERTLKGTFYGNYKPRTDLPNVVEKYMKGELELEKFITHTVPFSEINKAFDYMLKGESIRCIIKMEE, from the exons ATGTCGAACACTGCTGGTCAGATCATCAAATGCAGAG CTGCGGTTGCATGGGAGGCTGGGAAGCCGCTGGTGATTGAAGAAGTAGAGGTGGCGCCACCGCAGGCCGGTGAAGTTCGTCTCAAGATACTCTTCACCTCCCTTTGCCACACTGATGTTTACTTCTGGGAAGCTAAG GGACAGACTCCATTGTTTCCTCGTATATTTGGTCATGAAGCTGGAGG GATTGTGGAGAGCGTAGGTGAGGGTGTAACTAACCTGAAACCAGGGGATCATGCTCTGCCTGTATTCACAGGAGAGTGTGGGGAATGTCCACATTGTAAGTCAGAGGAAAGCAACATGTGTGATCTTCTTAGGATCAACACAGATAGAGGTGTCATGCTCAATGACAACCAGTCCAGATTCTCTATTAAGGGACAACCTGTGCACCATTTCGTCGGCACCTCTACGTTCAGCGAGTATACTGTGGTTCATGCTGGATGTGTTGCAAAGATCAACCCTGATGCACCACTTGACAAAGTTTGCATTCTCAGTTGTGGAATATGCACTG GTCTTGGTGCTACTGTGAATGTTGCAAAACCAAAGCCAGGTTCTTCTGTTGCTATCTTTGGACTTGGAGCTGTTGGTCTTGCT GCTGCTGAAGGAGCAAGAATCTCTGGTGCATCAAGAATCATTGGAGTTGATTTAGTTTCCAGCCGATTTGAATTAG CTAAGAAGTTTGGGGTAAATGAGTTCGTAAACCCAAAAGAGCACGACAAACCTGTGCAACAG GTAATTGCTGAAATGACGAATGGAGGTGTAGATCGAGCTGTTGAATGTACCGGTAGCATCCAGGCCATGATCTCAGCATTCGAATGTGTTCATGAT GGTTGGGGTGTTGCTGTACTTGTTGGAGTGCCAAGCAAAGATGATGCCTTCAAAACTCATCCTATGAATTTCTTGAATGAGAGGACTCTTAAGGGTACCTTCTATGGCAACTACAAGCCCCGCACTGATCTTCCCAATGTTGTTGAGAAGTACATGAAAGGG GAGCTGGAGCTGGAGAAATTCATTACTCATACAGTACCATTCTCAGAGATTAACAAAGCTTTTGATTACATGCTGAAAGGGGAGTCCATCAGATGTATCATCAAAATGGAGGAGTAA